The following proteins come from a genomic window of Geomonas sp. RF6:
- a CDS encoding DUF1858 domain-containing protein: MISKEMTITEILRRYPETLPILQSYGLDCYDCQLAEFEALEHGAKVHKIDLDTLLNELNAKLAA, from the coding sequence GTGATCAGCAAGGAAATGACTATAACCGAGATACTGCGGCGCTATCCCGAGACCCTCCCCATCCTCCAAAGCTACGGTCTCGACTGTTACGACTGCCAGCTTGCGGAGTTCGAGGCGCTCGAGCACGGCGCGAAGGTACACAAGATCGACCTCGACACCCTCCTGAACGAGCTGAACGCGAAGCTCGCCGCATAA